A genomic region of Roseateles amylovorans contains the following coding sequences:
- a CDS encoding PEP-CTERM sorting domain-containing protein: MFKQAKLALAALAVVAAVPAMAAPLYIDTGHDFNLDPNGSTRTANFTQLGYSGTLATSIYLGDPTLPGTTVIDTNIPSIMNFYGFSAGNHPTLSGGTESFNYANAPSQNNIDALNNPSAPDLNGFTGGVAFPQYGTGAIGGVGGAWGLTYSYQIVGTTIDSNGDGLSDYVDYTTGVFSVFYQSAATDPNNGKEVLRLIVDDSDIALANLSVKGYVDYSYAGGDSFVQNFFNSGEGKGSLYSNWMASPISVSWVLDTNVDPPIPTPDQLWNTGSSLIRQSTLDGSLVINVPEPGSLALVGLALAGLGVAQRRRAKKQA, translated from the coding sequence ATGTTCAAGCAAGCAAAGCTCGCACTGGCCGCACTGGCGGTGGTGGCAGCGGTGCCGGCGATGGCAGCCCCGCTGTACATCGACACCGGTCACGATTTCAATCTGGACCCCAACGGTTCGACCCGCACCGCCAACTTCACCCAGCTGGGTTACAGCGGCACGCTGGCGACGTCCATCTACCTGGGCGACCCGACGCTGCCGGGCACCACCGTGATCGACACGAACATTCCGTCGATCATGAACTTCTACGGCTTCAGCGCCGGCAACCACCCGACCCTGTCGGGCGGTACCGAGTCGTTCAACTATGCGAACGCGCCGTCTCAGAACAACATCGACGCGTTGAACAACCCGTCGGCGCCTGATCTGAACGGCTTCACCGGCGGCGTGGCCTTCCCGCAGTACGGGACGGGTGCGATCGGCGGCGTGGGCGGTGCCTGGGGTCTGACCTACAGCTACCAGATCGTCGGCACGACGATCGACAGCAACGGTGACGGCCTGTCGGACTACGTGGACTACACCACCGGTGTGTTCAGCGTGTTCTATCAAAGCGCTGCGACCGACCCGAACAACGGCAAGGAAGTGCTGCGTCTGATCGTCGACGATTCCGACATCGCGCTGGCCAACCTGAGCGTGAAGGGCTATGTCGACTACAGCTACGCTGGTGGCGACTCCTTCGTTCAGAACTTCTTCAACTCCGGCGAAGGCAAGGGCTCGCTGTACAGCAACTGGATGGCCAGCCCGATCTCGGTGAGCTGGGTGCTGGACACCAACGTGGATCCCCCGATCCCGACGCCTGACCAACTGTGGAACACCGGCTCTTCGCTGATCCGTCAATCCACGCTGGACGGTTCGCTGGTGATCAATGTGCCGGAACCGGGCAGCCTGGCCCTGGTCGGCCTGGCCCTGGCTGGCCTGGGTGTGGCGCAACGTCGCCGCGCCAAGAAGCAAGCCTGA
- a CDS encoding ThiF family adenylyltransferase — MSTVSRSGEGPASAAAATPGFTFDYDRAFSRNIGWVTKDEQQRLRRARVAVAGLGGVGGAHVLALSRLGIANFHIADFDEFDVHNMNRQVAAFMSTMGRPKIDVVAEMARDINPESQIRLFPQGVNDDNLDEFLKGVDVYVDSLDFFVLETRRKVFKRCRELGIPAMTAAPLGMGAAFLYFSPTGMSFEEYFKVDGRPSEDQYARFIAGLSPAMLNRRYLVVPEAVNFKERRGPSTGMACELCAGVMGTNVLKLLLQRGPLRAAPWGLHFDAYRGILKQTWRPGGNAHPLQRLLVSLIKPVLRGR; from the coding sequence ATGAGCACCGTCAGCCGATCCGGCGAGGGGCCCGCATCCGCAGCGGCTGCCACTCCCGGCTTCACCTTCGACTACGACCGCGCCTTCTCTCGCAACATCGGTTGGGTGACGAAGGACGAGCAGCAACGCCTGCGTCGCGCGCGCGTCGCGGTGGCGGGACTGGGCGGTGTGGGCGGTGCCCACGTGCTCGCGCTGTCGCGTCTGGGCATCGCGAATTTCCACATCGCGGACTTCGATGAGTTCGACGTCCACAACATGAACCGCCAGGTGGCTGCCTTCATGTCCACCATGGGGCGGCCGAAAATCGACGTCGTCGCCGAGATGGCCCGCGACATCAACCCCGAAAGCCAGATCCGTCTGTTTCCGCAAGGGGTCAACGACGACAACCTCGACGAGTTTCTGAAGGGCGTCGATGTGTATGTCGACAGCCTGGATTTCTTCGTGCTGGAAACCCGTCGCAAGGTATTCAAGCGCTGTCGCGAACTCGGGATTCCGGCCATGACCGCCGCCCCGCTGGGCATGGGCGCCGCCTTCCTGTATTTCAGCCCCACCGGCATGAGCTTCGAGGAATATTTCAAGGTCGATGGCCGGCCCAGCGAGGACCAGTACGCGCGATTCATTGCCGGCCTGTCGCCGGCGATGCTCAATCGGCGCTATCTGGTGGTGCCGGAGGCGGTGAACTTCAAGGAACGCCGCGGCCCCTCGACTGGCATGGCCTGCGAGTTGTGCGCCGGGGTGATGGGCACGAATGTCCTGAAACTGCTGCTCCAGCGTGGCCCGTTGCGCGCGGCGCCGTGGGGACTGCATTTCGATGCCTATCGCGGAATACTCAAGCAGACGTGGCGCCCGGGTGGGAATGCCCACCCTTTGCAGCGGTTGCTGGTGAGTTTGATCAAACCCGTGCTTCGGGGCCGCTGA
- a CDS encoding XrtA/PEP-CTERM system exopolysaccharide export protein — MATSLALGGCSTGKFPPAPVAAGQADYSYVVGAGDNLNIIVWRNPELSTTVPVRPDGKIAAPLIDELPVQGKNSVQIARDIEKTLGKYVRDPVVTVIVTSFVGPYSEQIRVVGEAAKPQFLPYKQKMSLLDVMIAVGGLTDFADGNAATILRTAEGNKQYSVRLKDLIRRGDVSANVEMRPGDIVIIPQSFF, encoded by the coding sequence ATGGCGACCAGCCTGGCATTGGGCGGCTGCTCGACCGGCAAGTTCCCGCCGGCGCCGGTGGCGGCCGGGCAGGCGGACTACAGCTATGTGGTCGGTGCCGGAGACAACCTGAACATCATCGTCTGGCGCAATCCCGAACTGTCCACCACCGTGCCGGTGCGTCCGGACGGCAAGATCGCTGCGCCGCTGATCGATGAGCTGCCGGTGCAGGGCAAGAACTCGGTCCAGATCGCCCGCGACATCGAGAAGACACTCGGCAAGTACGTCCGCGACCCGGTGGTGACGGTCATCGTCACCAGCTTCGTCGGTCCGTACAGCGAGCAGATCCGCGTGGTCGGCGAGGCCGCCAAGCCGCAATTCCTGCCCTACAAGCAGAAGATGTCGCTGCTGGACGTGATGATCGCCGTCGGCGGTCTGACCGATTTCGCCGACGGCAATGCCGCCACCATCCTGCGCACTGCCGAGGGCAACAAGCAGTACTCGGTGCGGCTGAAGGACCTGATCCGCCGTGGCGATGTGTCGGCCAACGTCGAGATGCGTCCCGGCGACATCGTGATCATTCCGCAGAGCTTCTTCTGA